From a region of the Gemmatimonas aurantiaca genome:
- a CDS encoding GIY-YIG nuclease family protein has translation MLIKTFGEFWNTAAVDWDSGKLKGSGKIDDRSVTIDFWSAKGVYVLYHDFRAVYVGKSESAMGDRLKAHLTDRFAGRWDMFSWYSVCKANKTSGGVNDPTVRKIDLNDAVKTFEALLIATMTPPLNRRFEALPEATQFEQESAVPHRSWRQYFEDILAKLPVVAKP, from the coding sequence ATGCTGATCAAGACGTTCGGAGAGTTCTGGAATACGGCGGCCGTTGATTGGGATAGCGGCAAGCTCAAGGGATCTGGTAAGATCGATGATCGCAGCGTGACCATCGACTTCTGGAGCGCGAAGGGCGTCTACGTCCTCTATCACGACTTTCGCGCCGTGTACGTCGGGAAGTCCGAGTCCGCCATGGGCGACCGGTTGAAGGCACACCTTACCGACCGATTCGCTGGAAGATGGGACATGTTTTCTTGGTACTCTGTCTGCAAGGCGAATAAGACGTCTGGGGGTGTGAATGATCCGACGGTTCGTAAAATTGACCTCAATGACGCGGTCAAGACATTCGAGGCACTGCTCATTGCGACGATGACTCCACCGTTGAATCGGCGATTTGAAGCGCTGCCAGAAGCGACCCAGTTCGAGCAGGAGAGCGCCGTGCCTCATCGATCATGGAGGCAATACTTCGAAGATATCCTCGCCAAGCTTCCTGTGGTGGCCAAACCTTGA